The following DNA comes from Anopheles arabiensis isolate DONGOLA chromosome 3, AaraD3, whole genome shotgun sequence.
TGGTGGCCGACGGTGGATTAGACAGCTCGAAGATACTGCTGGCGTAGGTGATGAGAGCCATCGAGCCACTGGACTGATTGAGCAGCATTAGAAACATCCCCATCAGTAAACCATGGCGGGCTGGTTTCGTGGCTGGTTGGGGGAAAAAGGATTTGAGACAAACGGTAAGTAGGTGTAAACTATTGTTAAGCTGTATCATCAATAACCTTATTTTAATGAAGGTTGTTACTTCGAACAGATTGGTTTGGTCATAAGATCTTATTGCACATATATTGCACATAAGCCCAGTACTCTTAAGTCTTTCatattttgattccggacatTATCTGTAATTCAATCCATTGTTTCTAATTGTATTTGTATGAAAACCCAAGAATTTCACATATGATGAAATAGATATTAAGGATGTTGTCTGTTTTTGATTGCTCGTATACAATTACTGGAGCTTTATCCATCGTTTAAAATCATACCACATCATCTTCCTCCAATGCTGAGTTACTTAATCTTTCCCTTCCGCGATTACGTAACGCAAGGAATTCGAGGCGTAGAAACTGATAGAATCGAAAAAACGAGCAAGAAATCGTTCGATATTACGAATCGAGATGCCACGTTCCGATTCTTCGTCACACGCTGCCCAATACCCCAAACTTCGCACCGTAAACACCGATAACTAATCGAGCTACATTCCGCTTGTGGGGCTTTTTTCGATGTGCCCACCCCCGAGATAACGAACCAACAGTCAAACGCATCCATCCACAACCATCCGTATCGCATCACACTGCCTCGGTGGTGCGCCGGTTGGATGTGCATTGGCCGGTGCATGTTGTGCTGATGTTACGCGCCGTGTGTATTACGGTGATGATGCAATTCGGCGCACTCTAATCACCGGTAATCGTGTGCGGCCCAAAGATTGCATCTGAGGGGTAAACTTGGAcagtaaagaaaagaaaacaacgctCGTGATTATTTCCGCTCTACCTCCTCTCTGCTGCATTCTGGTACTACGAGCAGCAGTGTGTTATTAGATTGCACACCTGCACACCTGCACTACGTGCGATTGTTGACGGGTAAAGAGCGTATGAGCAATGAGGCGTCTAAGCAAGTTGTGCGAAATAGCCCGACGCATAGAAAAGAACAACTCAATGCTGGGAAGAagttgatttgtttgctttcggcACAGGCGAATAGTCGTCCCCATGCGGTCTCTTATCTTTCAAGGTCAGGTTTGTTGTATTTCTAAGTAGATGTACCTATCAGTGGGTGTCCGTGGTGTTCGACCGGCAGTCCGAGGAGTGGCAGGATAATGATAACACGCTATGTATGAGTGTGGAAGCGAGATAGGAGACTTTGACGATTGAATCGACAGGGTTGTCCCAAAATGGGGAGCGTTCTAGGAATAGCAAGTAGAGTCTAATGTAAGTTTGGTTCCCTTTTCACTCCATGTCTGTCCTCTGTGTCTTATATCGGGAAATAGTGCAAATGTTTGAATCATTCGCTGATTGATGTCATCGTCGTAACACTATGAAAAAAGCACACTTACTGAAATCTGTCCACGACAGAGCAGCGTCCGACGCCGTCGTTTCGAGCTCGATCCCATCTTTCAGCTGCTGGAACTCGTGCCGGAAACATTCCGACTTTGCAAAATGTCCTCGAACGCCCCGGTAAAACATGAGCGACTGTTCGGCCTTTTCACTTCGATATGCACGCAATAAGCAGGGTGGTGTTTCTGGTAGAAAGGCGATGGCGAGGGTGAAGAGTGCTGGTAGTACGAGCACGATCAGAGGAAGCGTTCTAAACGACACAAAGCTACCAAGGATGAATGCTAGCACGGTGCCGAGATTAAGGCACACGGGCAGCAGCGAACCGAGCATGCCCCGTATGCGTGAATCGGCAATGTCAGCCACAAAGAGAGGTACGATACGCAGAATGCCGCCACCGGCAATGCCAGCCAACACTCGTCCAATGCAGAGCTGTAGGACACTGTTTCCGAAGATGACACACAGCCAGAATGcctggaaaggagggaaatctAAGTTAAAGCTTGCAAAATTGCCTTCTAGGCATTGTAAATTCTTACCACGTGAGGAATCGCGATGATTTGCATGGCTCGTCGTTTGCCTATCAGATCGGCGAGATATCCGTAAAGTGTCACCCCGATCATGCCACCGATGCAGAGGGAAGCGCCCAACCAGGAAGTTTCTTCCACTGTCATTGGGCCTCCGACGAGATGTGTTTCGTTCGAACGCAAATACTCCAGCGATGGCGATACCCATCCCAGCGTGATGCCATGGGCAAGGGCGATGAGATTAACTATGATACGAAAAATGTGCGATACTTGTATTAACTGATATTCAACAGTTTGTCAATGACACCTACCGATGAGCGTTCCAAAAATCTGATTCACCACTGATAGCAACGAAAGTGGAGGCTGCATTCTGGGACACCACTGGTTTGCACAACAACTTTCGCAACGACGCAGATCACAGTAGACTATGCGGATGATTTCCATGCAACGCCTACTGAGATGACGCTTGACGCCTCGCCGGACCAAACTGCCGTAAACTAGCAATGACTTTGAAGATTTGttgggaaaacaaacaaccgcaTCCCGTACAGCAGTGCATTTCAGTGCGAAACGAGTCAAGGTTCTGTGGTTATCTAGTGCAATCCGCATTGTTAAACACTGGCACGTGTCAGCGGCTAGAGGAAAAGGATTCCTTGGGtaaatagaaatgaaaatagtaataatattGTGTTTGATAGTGTATGGTAGAGAAGCGTGAGAAGTTTCATTCGTTTAGAACATCATCGCACTTAAAGTATAAAACAGAGAGACGAAACATGGTCCGGTTATTTCTACCTCCGTCTTATTTGGGTTATGATATAATGGGTCATGGGACTGGCAAAGTGACCTAGTCTGTAAAGGTCAGACGTGGTTCGTTTCCGATGCAGGGCATTTCCACCCATACATTGTAACGCAAAGGAAATGAATTAATCCTATCTCAAAGGTTGAGATTGGACTTAGATATTGCAATCGAAGGAAGAATTTCCCCCAAGGAAGGTTTATTTTGCAAGGTCATTAGGCCATTGGGATTCGATGTCGCTCGTAAAGGAATTAGCCTCTGTGAAGCGTGTTTCTTCATTGAAGAGGTTAAACTGTTTTATAACTGCaatattaaatcaattatAGATCATGGTATGTGTGTATCacctattttatttatttgttttgtcgaGAGATGCTTTCCAGCGACTTATTCTGGAATTCAGTTATCACAAACAATCTTGAGACCCATTCCACATCACACGCTTTGAGGTGATATGAGATTTTTTCCCTTCGTCTCCGGAACAATGAATGTAATTACAGCCACGCCAGCGAAAGATATCCCTGCGTATAGCCCTAGTACACCGTAAATGTTTATGACCTCTACCATTATGGGAAATATCTGTAAGAAAAACACATACGTCATATGATCATTCAAGGTCCTATTGTAACTTAAGTTTTCTCTCACCTTAAGACTGATGAACGCAAATATTGTGATCGAAACCATGCTTAATGTGTTTCCGGCATTGCATATCTGTAGATAAAAAGAAACTCAAATTaggtatttgaaaaaaaagcaacccaCGAGTACCAAGACTAACCTTTTGGGGTAATAATTCTGGTAACACGAAGAAAGGAATACTACACAATCCAATGGAAAAGAGATACACCGTGGCGGAAAGGCTCACGATGGGGAACCAACTGTAATCCTGTATCCAGTGAGTCGACATATTCACAGTGAGCCAGTTAAACACTGCCAGTACGAAAAGCCCTAGCCCTGTACCGAAGATGGAAATGATCAGCAAGACTTTCCGGCCGGCCAGATCAACAAACACGAACGACGAGAGCGTTCCAACAATTTGGATCGTACCCATGACAATGGCGGATGTATTGGGACTCAGTGTGGAGCCGACGCCCGCAAAGATCGTGGCAGCGTATGTGAGGATCGCAAAGATACCACAGAATTGATTGATGAACATTAGAAATACACCGATAAAGATGCCCAGCTTTGCTTCGCGAGactctgaaaaaaaaaaagatcatgtATGATATCGGGATGGTCAGGACAAACATAGAACAGACTCACTAAAATCAGCCAACGTTACTCGAAAGTTCTGGCCTGAGCTATGCTCGATAAACTTTTCCATATTATCAAACTCCTGCCGCAAGGCACTTGTCTTTTCGGCCTGTGTTCGAATGCCACGATAAAACATAAACGAACGTTCAGCTTCAGCGGTTCTACCCTTCTTCAGACATGTTTGCGGAGTGTCTGGAACAAAGCACATCAGCACAGTGAAGAGCAAGGGAAACGCGAGCATGGTAAGGGCGACGGTATGATAGGACAGCACGTCACCAATGACGTACATGAGCAGGAATCCACCATTGCTGGTCAGTGCTAGGAAGGAGCCTAGAATACCTCGGATTCTAGAAGGAGGAAATAGTATCAATGCTTGTCTCCCATGTAATGGAAAATTTCGTTCCATACTTTTTATCCGAGATGTCAGCAATAAACAGAGGAAAGACTACGATTATTCCACCGCCGGAAAGACCAGCGAGAAAGCGGGCAAGGTACAGTTGATGGACGGAAGTGGCAAGATAGGTGATAATCCAAAAAGCCTGTTTTATACACAAATTATCAACACAGATTAGAAAAATGAATGAGCACCTTGAAaagaatttttaaaacaagatACACACAGAGTGCGGAATAACTAGTGCTTGCAGAGTCCGCTTAATGCCGAACTTTTCCACCAAGTATCCGTACACAAATGCTCCAAAGAGTGCACCAAGGCAGAGGATCGATCCTATCCACGATCCTTGCTCAACCGTCACAGGTCCGGTAGAGAGAAGGTCTTGATCCGGGGACATCAAAATAGGCAAGTACGGCGATACCCATCCTAACGCCGCGCCATGCGATAGGTTGATGAGGTTCACTAAAAAAACGATCATTCAAAATTACGAAGCACTACAATTTTGCCAACCGTTCACTGTACTTACTAACACCGGTAGCGAAGATTTGATTTCTAACACCTCTGGTAGAAGCCATCGTCGTTGCGCGGTCGTCCGATCCTGATGGTTTCGTTGCCTTGAAGCGAATGGCCTTACATCTGGGAGCACCTTGGGAATTCGAATGTACCATACAGTGCTTTAACATCTTTTCTATAGTGATCATCTTCTGGGCGAATTTTCTACCCCTGGTGAGAGAAGAGATGCTGTTGATGGCATTGTTTGATAAGCGTAAATCAATCCGCATAAAGGCTGGCGTGTGGACGTTCCACCACGTCCAAATAGTAAACAATGTCACACTAGTCGCGTGTTGCAGTGGGAATGGCCACCGCCTGTTTCTGCAGTTGCCTAGCAGTGGGCAGACATTAAAGATAATggacgatttttgttttatcctgTGACGTAGACTCTGCCACTTAACTTGAACTGGCCGATACCGGTATACTGTGCTTAATCTGTCTTGACAGTGTGGCTGAGATGAGGTTCTGCGAGCTCCAGTCATAGTCGCGATGATCATCCGCTCAGCGGGTGGAAATGAATCAGTAATCTCAACGCAAAGTGGTGATAAGGCAGGAAGCGATTGACTGTTATTATGAAACTATGAAATTGTTACAGCAGCAAAGCGTTAGTTTGGAACACGTGGATGGTGTAATTGTAAGGTTGCCGACTATTTTACAACATTATGCAAAGCATAAATGAATTGACTGCTATAAGTTttagaaacaaattaaatttgctCGGTGTTTTTACGGTGTTTTGTTTAAGGTGGTGTGATTTATTTAATAGATCTAGTGAATGAGAATGGAACATTTACATTTCCaaattaagttttatttaGATTAACAGTTTTAATCTCATGTAGATAAAGAAGATATATTATTTGTACTATGCTCCAATCGTCGTAAGGCAGAATCACTTTTTACTGTCACTTTGTACGTTCAAGTTTTTGCCCTTTGTTTCCGGTATCAGAAAGATGATAATTACTACAGCGATCGCACAGACTCCGGACGATATCCACACCGTCCCGTAGATATGGATGTTCACCATCATGATCGGGTACAGCTTCACGGTGACGAACGCAAACATGCAAAGAAGTGTCCCGCTGATAGTACTTCCGATGCTACGAAGCTGcaaaaaggaatgaaataaGTGACATTGCTGATAAAACGATCCAGAATTATTCGTCCCCTAACCTTCGGCGGCATCACTTCGGGGACGATGAAGAAAGGGATATTCGTTATGCCAATAGCGCCCAGGAACAGTGTAAGCGCCAGTGCCAACACGGGCAACCACTCGGCACCCTGCAGGTCGTAGCCGATCGTGAGCAGATACGAGTGGGCACCAAGTACGGCCAATGCCAAACCGACACCGGTGGCAGAGAGCAGTAGCATTATTTTCCGACCAGCACGATCGATGATGGCAAATGAAGTAAGATTGCCGCAGATATTAAGGATGGCAACAAGCACAAGTGCCACATTAGGATCAATGCCAGTACCGGACATCTGAAGGATAGTACCAGCGTACGTAAGGATAGCAAAGATGCCACTAAACTGGTTTAGGGCCATCACAAACACGCCAATAAAGAGTCCTCGCTTTGCTTCCGGTGTAGCTGAAATGACAAGCATGAATGATTGAAGGATGTTAAGAAGAGGTTTCAGAACTTTGCCTCGGCAATGGTTACATACTAAAATCCGCCCAACAGATTCGCGACTGAGTCGATTGCGTGTGGACGAAGTTTTTCAGCTCGTCAAACTCCGTCGTAAACTCGGCCGTCTGATATTGCTGGTCGGAGATGTTACGGTAGAACATGAGCGATCGTTCCGCCTCAAGTAGACGCCCCTTCTTTAGCAAGCAGTAGGGGGTTTCGGGCAGGAAGCTCACCAGCACAATGAACGCTACCGGAGACACTAGCATAATCTTTGGAATGAGATCGTAAGGAAGATAGTTTCCGGCTGCGTAGATGAACACCAGTCcaatgttgatgaaaataatcGTAAGCGATCCCAAAGTGCCGCGAATCCTTGAAAGAAAGGAGTGGTGGTGGTTAACGAAGAATAAAGGAAAGCTGTCTTTGGAGACTTACTTCTTATCCGCAATGTCGGCGATGTAAAGCGGAACAACACTGACCACACCACCGCCGGTCAGTCCACTGCAAAAGCGTGCCCCATAGATGTACCACACGTTGTCCCCGACGAGGATCAACGTCCACAGGATGATGTGTGGTACGGAGGTAAGTAGAAGTGCTATCTTCTTCCCGAAATACGTATGAATGATGGCAAACAGAATCGTTCCGATTGTGCCACCTATGCACAGTGTCGAACCAATCCATGATGCTTCATCCACCGTCACCGGTCCACTCGGTAGCGGAGTCTCCGGAGAACGCAGAAGTGGGATAATCGGTGCAGGCCATCCAACAGTCACTCCATAGCTGGCGGTGATGATGTGAACTAAAAGAAGAGGCACAGAAAATCGCACTTTATTCTACGAACCATAGCCATATAGAGAAAGATTGATAGCGCTTCACATTACTTCGGATCACTGCCAGCACCTGGTTAAGGTTTTTCCGTGCCCAAATACTCGCACGTTCGGGCGGACcttgctgctcctgctccatTGCGACTGCAAACCTGCATTGTTTACGCTTCCCTCAGATCGCTAAATCAAAACACACAGCTCGGTGTTGGTACGCAAAACGTTGACAACTTATCTAACAGATTCTAATATTAAACGCCCAGATGGGCGACAAACGAATCACGCATGCGCTCGAGCGGCCGATCGTTCGAAAGACGTCCAATTTGCAAATCAGACGGTTGTCAAACGCTTTATTGGTGGGCTTTTAATCGGCTACCATCTATTTGAATTAGCCCGGCCTGCAAACATCGAAGAGATGGACAGGCGTTACTTTGTGATTGTTGTGATTGTCGACTCTCGTCTTCATCAGCGTTGAGCAATCAGAGTCATCGCATCGAGGGCGATGATTAGGGCGCCTGAAGGACTTTGATCGTATGGAAATGGTGTAACTCAAACGGGGCCGGGACAGTCGCGGCCAGTGAACCGTTTTAATCTACATTTCACAGGAAGAATTGGTTGCAGATGAATAATGCACATCTCTTCATGAATTTATATATACCGTCCTCGATGGAAATTGTATACTTTGCAATATTGAGCGATGCAAATACTGTCCTCAAAGTATATTGcaatttgattttcttttgcgaCTACATTACCCTCTCCAGGGTTCAGATATTGCgcagtgtttgttgttgttgtttttcacaacaactttgttgttgtttttcacaACAACTTTGTTGCCACGAAACGTTAATTATCGAGTTTGGATGTCGGAGCAGAATATACTTGGACTAGTCAAACAACGCATCTACAGGGGCCCCTGAAACATTTGACCGGGTGTCTAATGAACtgatcatacacacacatacacggtaTTTCTTTCCTAAATGGCAGAATAGAGCCAACATGCGCTTAAAACGCGACCGTTAAAACGCAAAACGCAAAGGAGAGGGGAAAGCGGGCGTGATAAAGCGTAAGCAAAGTCTATGTTCCA
Coding sequences within:
- the LOC120904955 gene encoding uncharacterized protein LOC120904955, which encodes MRIDLRLSNNAINSISSLTRGRKFAQKMITIEKMLKHCMVHSNSQGAPRCKAIRFKATKPSGSDDRATTMASTRGVRNQIFATGVMNLINLSHGAALGWVSPYLPILMSPDQDLLSTGPVTVEQGSWIGSILCLGALFGAFVYGYLVEKFGIKRTLQALVIPHSAFWIITYLATSVHQLYLARFLAGLSGGGIIVVFPLFIADISDKKIRGILGSFLALTSNGGFLLMYVIGDVLSYHTVALTMLAFPLLFTVLMCFVPDTPQTCLKKGRTAEAERSFMFYRGIRTQAEKTSALRQEFDNMEKFIEHSSGQNFRVTLADFKSREAKLGIFIGVFLMFINQFCGIFAILTYAATIFAGVGSTLSPNTSAIVMGTIQIVGTLSSFVFVDLAGRKVLLIISIFGTGLGLFVLAVFNWLTVNMSTHWIQDYSWFPIVSLSATVYLFSIGLCSIPFFVLPELLPQKICNAGNTLSMVSITIFAFISLKIFPIMVEVINIYGVLGLYAGISFAGVAVITFIVPETKGKNLISPQSVASLPYTIKHNIITIFISIYPRNPFPLAADTCQCLTMRIALDNHRTLTRFALKCTAVRDAVVCFPNKSSKSLLVYGSLVRRGVKRHLSRRCMEIIRIVYCDLRRCESCCANQWCPRMQPPLSLLSVVNQIFGTLIVNLIALAHGITLGWVSPSLEYLRSNETHLVGGPMTVEETSWLGASLCIGGMIGVTLYGYLADLIGKRRAMQIIAIPHVAFWLCVIFGNSVLQLCIGRVLAGIAGGGILRIVPLFVADIADSRIRGMLGSLLPVCLNLGTVLAFILGSFVSFRTLPLIVLVLPALFTLAIAFLPETPPCLLRAYRSEKAEQSLMFYRGVRGHFAKSECFRHEFQQLKDGIELETTASDAALSWTDFTTKPARHGLLMGMFLMLLNQSSGSMALITYASSIFELSNPPSATTVGVLPASISSIVLATIQLLGTIISLALVDRVGRKLLLIVSCLGMTIGYLTLAGYVHFLLPTGSSPSDNAVFDAVPSITSRLLPICSLSFSILLASIGLLTVPFIVMAEVLPSKIRNIGSTICTTIVALSAFAVLKVFPVLLDTIGLAGTMAGVAVVCLVGATVVILFLPETHGKSLVPIAAEVEQNSEINRTEGV
- the LOC120904956 gene encoding uncharacterized protein LOC120904956, whose product is MVAKGVRNQYLATYCANLATLIYGLSIGWLSPNLILMSSDDSPLTTGKITSEEQGTVGSIGTIGCMLAPLVCGWVAEIAGRKSALMLIGVTQLVSWAVMPFATNLSVIYASRIFGGFAGGGTMSIVPLFVSEISEDRIRGTLGTMLAISCNVGILLGFIISHYVNYWAVTYLALLLCVVYSLGCCFLPESPQYLFIKKKKEKAIKALRFYRGEEAESETSQFTAEVARFKDIHNVGTPKKKDSNQIHIKDFLTRSRWKPILICVIVIMFPAGSGSIPLMTYTERIFQESHSNLSPAISSIVVAMLQLIGSYVSTMTVENAGRRVLLVVSTLGCAVCTTTMGTYTFLQAMRVEVDWFRWVPVASMSALVFINAIGIGIVPFIIMTEILDPKIRGSVVTFCLLEFSGVAYLVVKYFPIAVEQLGMHSCMWFFSCCCVASATFVLTCMPETKGKSFEQISESLNGGKKSGHKDVAPTAVGKRKQCRFAVAMEQEQQGPPERASIWARKNLNQVLAVIRIHIITASYGVTVGWPAPIIPLLRSPETPLPSGPVTVDEASWIGSTLCIGGTIGTILFAIIHTYFGKKIALLLTSVPHIILWTLILVGDNVWYIYGARFCSGLTGGGVVSVVPLYIADIADKKIRGTLGSLTIIFINIGLVFIYAAGNYLPYDLIPKIMLVSPVAFIVLVSFLPETPYCLLKKGRLLEAERSLMFYRNISDQQYQTAEFTTEFDELKNFVHTQSTQSRICWADFTTPEAKRGLFIGVFVMALNQFSGIFAILTYAGTILQMSGTGIDPNVALVLVAILNICGNLTSFAIIDRAGRKIMLLLSATGVGLALAVLGAHSYLLTIGYDLQGAEWLPVLALALTLFLGAIGITNIPFFIVPEVMPPKLRSIGSTISGTLLCMFAFVTVKLYPIMMVNIHIYGTVWISSGVCAIAVVIIIFLIPETKGKNLNVQSDSKK